A single window of Nicotiana sylvestris chromosome 3, ASM39365v2, whole genome shotgun sequence DNA harbors:
- the LOC104222212 gene encoding protein MHF2 homolog, with translation MCEHPMEKENPFDPDLVHEIFKLVWKRKAAERGKNEISENMDNEVGASSSKRSRPTFANANALKLSSELLRVFVAEAIQRAATIAEAEGSIKIEATHLERILPQLLLDF, from the exons ATGTGCGAGCATCCAATGGAGAAGGAGAACCCCTTCGATCCT GATTTGGTCCACGAAATTTTCAAGCTTGTTTGGAAAAGAAAAGCTGCAG AGCGTGGGAAAAATGAAATATCTGAGAATATGGACAACGAG GTTGGGGCTAGCTCATCAAAGAGAAGTCGGCCTACATTTG CTAATGCAAATGCACTGAAGCTGAGCTCTGAACTTCTCCGAGTCTTCGTAGCAG AAGCTATACAACGTGCTGCTACTATTGCTGAAGCGGAGGGCAGTATCAAAATTGAAGCAACTCATCTAGAAAGGATACTTCCTCAGTTACTTTTAGATTTTTAA